atgtctctaccgcccatgtctctactgccccatgtctctaccaCCCTATGTCCAtaccgccccatgtctctactgccccatgtctctactgccccatgtctctaccgccccatgtctctaccgcccaatgtctctaccgccccatgtctctaccgccctaTGTCCCTACCCTATGTCCCTACCGCCCCATGTCCCTACTGCCCCATGTCCATACTAGCCCCATGTCTCAtaccgccccatgtctctaccgccccatgtctctaccgccccatgtctctaccgccctatgtctctaccgccccatgtctctacGCCCATGTCTCTACGCCCATGTCTCTACCACCCCATGTCTCTACCCCCATGTCCCATCCCCCATGTccaccccatgtctctaccgcctCCATGTTCCGTCCCCACCATGTccaccccatgtctctaccgccccatgtcccATACCCCCATGTCCATACCGCCCATGTCTCAtaccgccccatgtctctaccgccccatgtcccTACTGCCCCATGTCTCTACCTCCATGTCTCTACCACTCCATGTCTCATACTGCCCCATGTCTCTACTGCCCCATGTCTCTActgccccatgtctctaccgccccatgtctctactgccccatgtctctaccgccccatgtctctacGCGCCCCTATGTCCCTACTGTCATGtcctctaccgccccatgtccaTACCGCCCCATGTCCATGCCCATGCCACATGTCCTACGCCTCATGTCCATACCGCCCCATGTCCATACCGCCCCATGTCCAtaccgccccatgtctctaccgccccatgtctctaccgccctatgtctctaccgccccatgtctctaccgccccatgtctctaccccatgtctctccatgtctctaccACCCCATGTCTCTACCACCCCATGTCCCATCCCCCCATGTccaccccatgtctctaccgcccccATGTTCCATCCCCCCATGTccaccccatgtctctaccgTCCATGTCCATACCGCCCCATGTCCATACCGCCCCATGTCCATACCGCCCCATGTctctctaccgccccatgtcctctgccgccccatgtctctaccacCCCATGTCCATActgccccatgtctctaccgccccatgtcccTACTGCCCCATGTTCCTACCACTCCATGttctctaccgccccatgtctctaccgccccatgtctctaccgccccatgtctctaccgcccatgtctctaccgccccatgtctctaGCCTATGTCCCTACCATGTCCCTACCGCCCCATGTCCATACCGCCCCATGTCCATACCGCCCCATGTCCATACCGCCCCATGTCCAtaccgccccatgtctctaccgccccatgtcactaccgccccatgtctctaccgccaATGTCTCTACagccccatgtctctaccgccccatgtccctaccgccccatgtctctaccgccccatgtctctaccgccccatgtctctaccgccccatgtctctaccgccccatgtctctaccgccctaTGTCCCTACCATGTCCCTACCGCCCCATGTCCCTACCGCCCTATGTCCCTACCGCCCTATGTCCCTACCGCCCTATGTCCCTACCATGTCCCTACCGCCCTATGACCCTACCGCCCTATGACCCTACCGCCCCATGTCCCTACCGCCCTATGGCCAGTCCGTTTCTGTCAAAAGGACATGTTTTATTAAAGCCTCACCTGGCCATGACCCCACTGTCAGGGgtcattattttattattattattgtcattattattttattgtcattattattgtcactattattattgttattattttattattgtcattattttattattgttattattgttgttgtcattattattattgtcataATTGTTATTCTACCTTCCTGTCGTTGTGTTGCAGGTGATGATGAGCTCTTCCTGATGAAGCTCATTAATCGGCCCATGTTGATCCTGCGAGGGGAGAACGGTTTTGTGTGTCATCACAAGAGCTCCAACACGCTGGATGCCAACCGATCCGTCTATGACATCTTCTTACTGCTTTTCAGCGATGGCGCCTACCACATAAAAAGTcagtgtttgtgggtgtgtgtgtgtgtgtgtgtgtgtgtgtgtgcttgcatggaTGCATGTTTGCATTTGTGTGCATGTCTTCATGTACCATATATGTGTAAATGTTCTATCTGCATGTGTTCTACTGTCTTAGAACTATGCCACATTTTCCTCTATCAGTATTACTACAAAGTACACCAAACCAAGTATGTCACTCTTTATCTCTAACTAACAGTAATGTTGTCCATCTCCACTCAGGCGTAGGTGGAAAGTTCTGGTATGTCTCCAGCAGCGGCCTGGTGTGCTCAGACGGAGACAAGCCTGAGGACTTCTTCCTGGAGTTCCTGGAGCACGGGCGGGTGGGCATCAAGGGCAAGAACGGCAAGTACCTGCGCGGGGACAGCGGCACGCTGAAGGGCGACGCTGCTACCGTGGACCCCTCCTGTCTCTGGGAGTACTAACCTGGCGCGACCTCCTGACGACCCCTGAAGCccgtggaggggtggagggagagggaggacctGGTTCCCACCTGGGTTCACAGCTCAACCAACAACGATACTTTACACAGACTGACTGGGGAACATTTTCACTACTCTCTTTTCTACTTTAGCGGCAAAGGAGAGGCCGTTCCCACTTCTTTGTTTTGGCAAAAAGTGAAAATGTGTAGAAAGTTTCTTTGtgtttatattattatatttgatttgttttccaAAAAAGCATTGGTTACCTAAATATAGTTTTTTCCCAAGTGACATTGCCAACATCAACAACAGCGAATACTTAATCAAATCTGCTAATTTTGGTCACTCACACAGCCTATAAAAAAACATCAGATTCTGTATAGCGGTCCTTAAATTATTATCTGGATGCCTGAATAAAGGCAGCTGTTCACATCAATATGTCTTTGTTGTGATGTTTACTGTTGTCTTTAACAACAGTGTATCAGTACGATGATTATCCAACACTGCTCCCAAACATACTCACTGCTTCCAAAGAGGACACGAATCAGCTTCCAAAATGCCCAAATTAATGGTGTAGTATACCAGACCAGAGTAGCCCAAATGACCCTGTTTGAGTAGCCCAGAGTAGCCCAAATGGCCATGTTTGAGTAGCCCAGGGTAGCCCAAATGGCCCTGTTTGAGTAGCCCAAATGGCCCTGTTTGAGTAGCCCAAATGGCCCTGTTTGAGTAGCCCATATGGCCCTGTTTGAGTAGCCCAAATGGCCCTGTTTGAGTAGCCAGTAGCCCAAATGGCCCTGTTTGAGTAGCCCAAATGGCCCTGTTTGAGTAGCCCAAATGACCCTGTTTGAGTAGCCAGAGTAGCCCAAATGGCCCTGTTTGAGTAGCCCAGAGTAGCCCAAATGGCCCTGTTTGAGTAGCCCAGAGTAGCCCAAATGGCCCTGTTTGAGTAGCCCAAATGGCCCTGTTTGAGTAGCCCAAATGGCCCTGTTTGAGTAGCCCTGAGTAGCCCAAATGGCCCTGTTTGAGTAGCCCAGAGTAGCCCAAATTACCCTGTTTGAAGTAGCCTAGAGTAGCCAAAATGGCCCTGTTTGAGTAGCCAAGAGTAGCCCAAATGAC
Above is a genomic segment from Oncorhynchus masou masou isolate Uvic2021 unplaced genomic scaffold, UVic_Omas_1.1 unplaced_scaffold_8857, whole genome shotgun sequence containing:
- the LOC135538002 gene encoding fascin-2-like, whose amino-acid sequence is METFQMEIDKESKKCMFRTNGGNYWTLVSHGGIQSTATEVEANTMFDIEWLGRSVALKASNGKYVCTKKNGQLSAVSDSVGDDELFLMKLINRPMLILRGENGFVCHHKSSNTLDANRSVYDIFLLLFSDGAYHIKSVGGKFWYVSSSGLVCSDGDKPEDFFLEFLEHGRVGIKGKNGKYLRGDSGTLKGDAATVDPSCLWEY